In the genome of Panthera uncia isolate 11264 chromosome B3 unlocalized genomic scaffold, Puncia_PCG_1.0 HiC_scaffold_1, whole genome shotgun sequence, one region contains:
- the RTN1 gene encoding reticulon-1: MQATADSTKMDCVWSNWKSQAIDLLYWRDIKQTGIVFGSFLLLLFSLTQFSVVSVVAYLALAALSATISFRIYKSVLQAVQKTDEGHPFKTYLELEITLSQEQIQKYTDCLQFYVNNTLKELRRLFLVQDLVDSLKFAVLMWLLTYVGALFNGLTLLLMAVVSMFTLPVVYVKHQAQIDQYLGLVRTHINAVVAKIQAKIPGAKRHAE, from the exons ATGCAGGCCACTGCCGATTCCACCAAGATGGACTGTGTGTGGAGCAACTGGAAAAGTCAGG CTATTGACCTGCTCTACTGGCGGGACATCAAGCAGACTGGGATCGTGTTCGGGAGCTTCCTGCTACTGCTCTTCTCCCTGACCCAGTTCAGCGTTGTGAGTGTCGTGGCCTACCTGGCTCTTGCCGCGCTCTCAGCCACCATCAGTTTCCGCATCTACAAGTCTGTGTTACAAGCGGTGCAGAAAACCGACGAGGGCCACCCTTTCAA GACCTACTTGGAGCTCGAGATCACCCTTTCTCAGGAGCAGATCCAGAAGTACACAGACTGTCTGCAGTTCTATGTGAACAACACACTTAAAGAACTGAGGAGGCTCTTCCTTGTCCAGGACCTGGTGGATTCCTTAAAA TTTGCAGTCCTGATGTGGCTCCTGACTTACGTTGGCGCTCTTTTCAACGGGCTGACCCTGCTGCTCATGG CTGTGGTTTCAATGTTTACTCTACCTGTAGTGTATGTTAAGCACCAG GCACAGATTGACCAATATCTGGGACTTGTGAGGACTCACATAAACGCTGTTGTGGCAAA GATTCAGGCTAAAATCCCAGGCGCTAAAAGGCATGCTGAGTAA